The following is a genomic window from Staphylococcus saccharolyticus.
GTGTGTGTTTGATGACATTCTGATTACAAAAATTATCATTTATAAATAATAGGATTACACTCAAATATATTTACGACTATACAAATTCATCATTATTACAATATCTTTTTTATTACAAATTCTTAAAATATCGTTCAACTTACCTTGATTACACTTCAAATACAATTATCTCTCTATTTAAAAAGTCTTCATAATTAAAAACTATCTACACCTATGATTGGTATCTACTCTGTTCAAACTACAAAAAAATCTCATAATATGAAAAATTGAATTCTACATGTTATGAGACGCCATTGCAAAATGATTTTATTTTTCGGCTAATTCGGCTAAATCTTTTTCAATTTCTTTAATCTCTTTTTCAGATAAATTTATAGCTTTCTCTACGTCTTTAGTATCTTCTTTTAATGCTTTTTGAACTTCTTTTGAATGATAAAGTTCTATAATTTTTTTGTATGTTTTATTATCTTTGTCTTTAGAATTGACAGCCCCAATATTAATATATGGTTTTACTGCATCTGAACTTGCTTCTTCCAAATAAATTGGATCCTTTTTAGCATCTTTTCCTGCTTTGGTAGCAACACCGTTATTGATAACTATATATCCACATCAGAAAGTGCACGCGCTGTTTGTTGTGCATCGACAGCTTTAATTTTTAAATCTTTAGGATTACTTTCAATATCTTTTGTTGTTCCGTTTAATCCAAAGTTCTTCTTAAGCTTAATTAAACCTGCAGATTCTAATAACTTAAGTGCTCGAGCTTGGTTAGATACATCATTCGGAATAGCAACTTGTGCTCCTTTTTTAACATCTTTAATGTCCTTAACTTTATCTGAATAAATACCTAAAGGGGCTAATACAGTAGTGCTAAGTGCTTCAATATTGGCACCTTTATGAGCTTTTTTATATTGATCTAAAAAAGCAAAGTGTTGGAAGGCATTTAAATCGATATCACCGTCACTAAGCGCTTTGTTTGGAACATTGTAATCTGAAAAGTGCTTGATTTCTAAATCAATATCATCTTTTTTAGCTAATTCTTTAACTTTTTCCCAAGCCTTGGTGTCGTTGGATGCAACACCTATGGTTACCTTTTTACCATTATTACCACCACACGCTGCTAAAACTAAAATTGCAACGATTAAAAAACTTAAAATCTTTTTCATAAATGAGTTCCCTCTAAACAATTATAAAACACTTACTAGCATTTTAATTTCTACGGATGACTCTAGCGATAAAATTACCTAACGTTTGTATAATTTGAACAATAATAATAAGTACAATGACTGTAATCACAATGACTATTGTATCGAACCGTTGATAACCATAAACTAAAGTCAAATCGCCTATACCACCACCAACAGCACCCGCCATTGCTGTACTACCTATGAGACCAATAATAGCTGTAGTTATAGCTAGAATTAATGAACCTAGTGCTTCCGGTAATAAAAAATAACGCATAATTTGAAGAGGTGATGCACCCATTGCTTTAGCTGCCTCAATAATCCCGTCATCAACTTCCAGTAAAGAGTTTTCTACTAAACGTGCGATATAAGGTGCTACATAAACCGTGAGTGGTACAATGGCTGCTGTTGTGCCGATAGATGTGCCTACCAGCAATTTAGTAAAAGGCACTATGTCTATTAATAAAATAATGAACGGAATTGATCTTAAAATATTAATGATAGGATTTAATACTTGATGCAATATTGTATTCGGCCATATACCACTTTTTCTAGTTACCACTAATAAGATGCCAAGAGGTATTCCAATTAAAGCACCGATAACAAGTGATACTGTCACCATATACAATGTTTCATATAGAGCCTGTAATAATTGAGAAGAATCTAAACTTGAACCAAACATATTTATGTAACCTCCTCATACCGAATATGTCGTTCTGAAAGGTAATCTGTAAGTTTAAAATCATTAAAAGACTCATCATGCTCAAATCTCAACCACAAATAACAAACTGTTTCATCTTGAATTTCTGGCATAGAAGAAATAATATGTTGACGTTAAGATGATGCTTGTTGATAAGCTCATTCAATATTGGTAATTGAATTTGTTCGGAGTCTAAAAACAGTTTATAATTTGTGAAGTTTGAATCCTTTCTCGAGTTAAAAGATGCACATAACTCTTTTGAAGGCTCAGTGTTAATCACCGTCGACACAAAATTTTTTGCAGTGGATGTTTGTGGATGACTAAAGACATCTTTAACTGTCCCCATTTCTATCACTTCACCATTTTCCATAACAGCTACACGATGACAGATTTTTTGAATTACACTCATTTCATGCGTAATCATCATAATCGTCACACCAAATGTTCAATTCACATTGCTTAATAAATTTAAAATTGAGCTTGTAGTAGCTAGATCCAGTGCACTTGTCGCTTCATCACACAATCATATTTTAGGATGCGTCACTAATGCTCTTGCGATGGCCACACGTTGTTT
Proteins encoded in this region:
- a CDS encoding methionine ABC transporter permease, yielding MFGSSLDSSQLLQALYETLYMVTVSLVIGALIGIPLGILLVVTRKSGIWPNTILHQVLNPIINILRSIPFIILLIDIVPFTKLLVGTSIGTTAAIVPLTVYVAPYIARLVENSLLEVDDGIIEAAKAMGASPLQIMRYFLLPEALGSLILAITTAIIGLIGSTAMAGAVGGGIGDLTLVYGYQRFDTIVIVITVIVLIIIVQIIQTLGNFIARVIRRN